In Scyliorhinus torazame isolate Kashiwa2021f chromosome 19, sScyTor2.1, whole genome shotgun sequence, a single genomic region encodes these proteins:
- the znf668 gene encoding zinc finger protein 668, with translation MASDGPGVAKPPPPAKTKRQSGRAARRRDHFICSECGETFPSLARVRAHARSTKHQSTGAKQLGPAEKDAGVEQEAGRGETATPNGDAETAVKCDGSDEVQNVARSEAEETTAEEALRPARTARAPGARRFPCTTCPKAYRTASELQTHMRSHTGEKPFGCSECGKSFARARCLRVHTAQAHGEGVEGGAAGTRPCRCTHCGKTCATPAKLRVHERQHTGERPYACPECGKRFADPSVCRKHRRAHAGHRPHACDHCGKAYAELKDLRNHQRRHTGERPFQCASCGKAFARSSSLACHQRIHAAEKPHRCPDCGKGFTQRSSWSNHRRTHSGERPYLCAACGRLFADPSSFRRHQRCHAGLRPHQCDRCPKSFRQPADLVLHRRTHTGERPHPCPDCGKAFAASWDLKRHRLAHTGARPYPCPFCGKAFAERAALTKHRRTHTGERPYKCALCDKAFMVSSSLRKHERAHAQAPCPLCPAVLEGRAALRRHQRSHPPPPNAGPADGPGAPPASVPARRFPCGQCGKAFAGRSGLRRHERTHPGLGKGGSPQEEEVEEDEGEEGGEGSEVGPALPQQPPAPAPSEGPWHEGRCQAADAMFLVMSDSPKPPESESKGPAEASAPSSCPLSALVLFLPYLPAARPPLPPASD, from the coding sequence ATGGCCTCTGACGGGCCTGGGGTGGCaaagccccctccccctgccaagacCAAGCGGCAAAGCGGGAGGGCAGCTCGGCGCCGGGACCACTTCATCTGTTCGGAGTGTGGCGAGACATTCCCATCGCTCGCCCGCGTACGGGCTCATGCTCGCAGTACCAAGCACCAGAGCACGGGAGCGAAGCAGCTGGGACCGGCAGAGAAGGACGCTGGCGTGGAGCAGGAGGCCGGACGTGGCGAGACTGCGACGCCCAACGGGGATGCCGAGACGGCGGTGAAATGCGATGGCAGCGACGAGGTCCAAAACGTGGCGAGGAGCGAGGCGGAGGAGACGACCGCCGAGGAGGCCCTGCGCCCAGCTCGAACGGCCCGCGCTCCGGGCGCGCGGCGCTTCCCCTGCACTACCTGCCCCAAGGCGTACCGCACGGCCTCGGAGCTGCAGACCCACATGCGGTCGCACACCGGCGAGAAGCCCTTCGGCTGCTCCGAGTGCGGAAAGTCCTTCGCTCGGGCCCGCTGCCTGCGGGTGCACACCGCGCAGGCCCACggcgagggggtggaagggggtgcGGCGGGCACCCGGCCCTGTCGCTGCACCCACTGCGGCAAGACCTGCGCCACGCCGGCCAAGCTGCGGGTGCACGAACGACAGCACACCGGCGAGCGCCCGTACGCCTGCCCCGAGTGCGGCAAGCGGTTCGCTGACCCCTCGGTTTGCCGCAAGCACCGGCGGGCGCATGCCGGGCACCGGCCCCACGCCTGCGATCACTGCGGCAAAGCCTACGCCGAGCTGAAGGACCTCCGCAACCACCAGCGACGCCACACCGGCGAGAGGCCCTTCCAGTGCGCGTCGTGCGGCAAGGCGTTCGCCCGCTCCTCCTCGCTGGCCTGCCACCAGCGCATCCACGCGGCTGAGAAGCCCCACCGCTGCCCCGATTGCGGCAAGGGCTTCACCCAGCGCTCCTCGTGGAGTAACCACCGGCGCACCCACTCGGGCGAGCGGCCGTATCTCTGTGCTGCCTGCGGCCGCCTCTTTGCCGACCCCTCCTCCTTCCGGCGTCACCAGCGCTGCCACGCCGGCCTGCGCCCCCACCAGTGCGACCGGTGCCCCAAGAGCTTCCGGCAGCCGGCTGACTTGGTCCTGCACCGGCGTACCCACACCGGGGAacgcccccacccctgccccgactGTGGCAAGGCCTTCGCCGCCTCCTGGGACCTCAAGCGGCACCGCTTGGCCCACACGGGCGCCCGGCCCTACCCCTGCCCATTCTGCGGCAAGGCCTTTGCCGAGCGGGCGGCGCTGACCAAGCACCGACGGACCCACACGGGCGAGCGGCCATACAAGTGCGCCCTCTGCGACAAGGCCTTTATGGTATCTTCGAGCCTGCGCAAGCACGAGCGGGCCCACGCCCAGgctccctgccccctctgcccagccGTGCTGGAGGGCCGGGCCGCTCTGCGGCGTCACCAGcggtcccacccacccccccccaacgcaGGCCCTGCCGACGGGCCGGGAGCTCCCCCAGCCAGCGTGCCCGCTCGCCGCTTCCCCTGCGGCCAGTGCGGCAAGGCCTTCGCCGGCCGCTCAGGCCTGCGCCGACATGAGCGCACCCACCCTGGGCTAGGCAAGGGAGGCAGCccccaggaggaggaggtggaggaggacgagggagaggaggggggtgaggggtctgAGGTCggccccgccctcccccagcagcccccggCGCCCGCCCCCTCCGAGGGGCCCTGGCACGAGGGGCGCTGCCAGGCCGCCGACGCCATGTTCCTCGTAATGTCCGACTCCCCCAAGCCGCCCGAATCCGAGTCCAAGGGACCGGCTGAGGCGTCTGCCCCCTCCTCCTGTCCCCTCTCCGCCCTGGTCCTCTTCCTGCCCTACCTCCCTGCTGCCCGTCCACCTCTGCCACCCGCCTCCGATTAA